One Thiocapsa bogorovii DNA segment encodes these proteins:
- a CDS encoding peroxiredoxin yields the protein MLQPGDHAPVFTLPNADMGRVSLDQLLGQRNLVIYFYPKDDTPGCTMEALDFTDLQADFDAAETDVVGISRDTCTSHGAFRDKYGLTVQLLADTEGEACEAYGVWREKEAHGEKRMGIVRSTFVVDKSGVIRHALYDVKPKGHAAQILELVQAL from the coding sequence ATGCTGCAACCTGGCGATCACGCGCCCGTCTTCACACTCCCCAACGCGGACATGGGGCGGGTGAGCCTCGATCAGCTTCTCGGGCAACGCAATCTGGTCATCTACTTTTACCCGAAAGACGACACACCGGGCTGCACGATGGAGGCGCTCGACTTCACCGACCTACAAGCCGACTTCGACGCCGCCGAGACCGATGTCGTCGGCATCAGCCGCGACACCTGCACCAGCCACGGCGCCTTCCGCGATAAATACGGCTTGACCGTTCAATTGCTCGCCGATACCGAGGGTGAGGCGTGCGAGGCTTACGGGGTCTGGCGCGAGAAGGAGGCACACGGCGAGAAACGCATGGGGATCGTCCGCTCGACCTTCGTCGTCGACAAAAGCGGCGTGATTCGACACGCGCTCTACGACGTCAAACCCAAGGGCCATGCCGCCCAGATCCTGGAACTGGTCCAGGCACTCTGA
- a CDS encoding IS1380-like element ISTro1 family transposase yields the protein MPESTPEQLRFPPVAGFTVRGDFDGGAMSSDFGPMILRGVDRQIGLTERLSAAIDDWRHPSYTTHPMRELIAQRVYQIACAYEDGNDANALRRDALFKLGLERKPLDATTDLASGPTFSRLENGVGARDLYRMAQAFVEAFIASYPKAPQVIVLDMDHSEDATHGQQEFAFYNHHYGNHCYLPLFLFEGLSGKFITAVLRPGKRPTGAENAMILKRVLKRLRAAWPRTRIILRGDGHFSNPELMALAMADPLTDFIFGLAGNRALTPRAEPFLADARKLHALRIENARRADADVPERTRTYHEVDYRAGSWPGACRTILKAEVTARGDNLRFVVTSLDLPSPECVYRDLYCARGQDENFIKMIKNDLASDRTSDSTFLANQMRLFFSCAAYVLHQTLRTEVLVGTELANAQPATVIIKLFKLAVRVVQYKDRVRLHLPSSCPVKTLLQQVTERLFNAQPRAAPA from the coding sequence ATGCCCGAGTCTACCCCGGAACAGCTGCGTTTTCCCCCGGTCGCCGGTTTCACGGTCCGCGGCGACTTCGACGGCGGCGCCATGTCGTCTGACTTTGGCCCCATGATTCTGCGCGGGGTTGATCGGCAGATCGGCCTGACCGAGCGGTTGAGCGCAGCGATCGATGATTGGCGCCATCCGTCCTACACCACCCATCCGATGCGTGAGCTGATCGCGCAACGGGTCTACCAGATCGCCTGTGCTTACGAAGACGGCAACGACGCCAATGCGCTGCGCCGTGATGCGCTGTTCAAGCTGGGGCTGGAGCGCAAGCCGCTGGATGCGACGACGGACCTGGCCAGCGGGCCGACCTTCTCGCGTTTGGAGAATGGGGTCGGCGCGCGCGACCTCTACCGCATGGCGCAGGCCTTCGTCGAGGCCTTCATCGCCAGCTACCCGAAGGCGCCGCAGGTGATCGTGCTCGATATGGACCACTCCGAAGACGCCACCCATGGCCAGCAGGAGTTCGCGTTCTACAATCATCACTACGGCAACCATTGCTACTTGCCGCTGTTTCTCTTCGAGGGCCTCTCGGGGAAGTTCATCACCGCGGTGCTGCGTCCCGGCAAGCGCCCCACCGGCGCCGAGAACGCGATGATCCTCAAGCGCGTGCTCAAGCGGCTGCGGGCCGCGTGGCCACGCACACGCATCATCCTGCGCGGCGACGGACACTTCTCCAACCCCGAGTTGATGGCCTTGGCGATGGCCGATCCGTTGACGGATTTCATCTTCGGCCTGGCGGGTAACCGGGCTCTCACGCCACGGGCCGAGCCGTTCTTGGCCGACGCCCGCAAGCTCCATGCGCTGCGCATCGAGAACGCCCGGCGCGCCGACGCCGACGTACCCGAGCGGACCCGCACCTACCACGAGGTTGACTACCGTGCCGGTTCCTGGCCCGGCGCGTGTCGGACCATCCTCAAAGCCGAGGTGACGGCGCGCGGCGACAACCTCCGCTTCGTCGTCACCTCCTTGGACTTGCCCAGTCCCGAGTGCGTCTACCGCGATCTGTACTGCGCGCGCGGCCAGGACGAGAACTTCATCAAAATGATCAAGAACGATCTGGCCAGCGATCGCACTTCCGACAGCACCTTCTTGGCCAATCAGATGCGCTTGTTCTTCTCCTGCGCCGCTTACGTCTTGCACCAAACGCTGCGCACCGAGGTCCTCGTCGGCACGGAACTGGCCAACGCCCAGCCTGCCACCGTGATCATCAAACTGTTCAAGCTCGCCGTGCGCGTGGTGCAGTACAAAGACCGCGTGCGCCTGCACCTGCCCTCGAGCTGTCCGGTCAAGACGCTGTTGCAGCAGGTCACCGAGAGGCTCTTCAACGCGCAGCCCCGGGCGGCGCCCGCCTAG
- a CDS encoding ATP-binding protein, translating to MRVKNFLSNAVKFTEQGRITLAVEAGEDRQKEVALSVADTGIGIPHDKQDIIFEAFQQADGSTRRRYGGTGLGLSISRELALLLGGRIQVESAPGAGACFTLVMPVAAVAVEQEGIVSAAAPASAHVTPLPPTDSPGALRPTSARGSGAGASGGWVLIVERDVKTLVQLASELSRRGLRIQTAADLDEALETLQEEGEGCELVLLAAGMSDEMTCATIQTLLSRNAGPHPAVAVLGDRSAKNRVADCLGAGAVEFLSKPIDPDQLTALLAEVLPERPVPEASAAAPEPIV from the coding sequence ATTCGGGTTAAGAACTTTCTTTCAAATGCCGTGAAGTTCACCGAGCAGGGCCGCATCACCCTCGCGGTCGAAGCGGGAGAGGATCGCCAAAAAGAGGTTGCACTCAGTGTCGCCGACACCGGAATCGGGATCCCTCACGACAAACAGGACATCATCTTCGAGGCCTTCCAACAGGCCGACGGATCGACGCGCCGCCGCTACGGCGGCACAGGCCTGGGACTCTCCATCAGCCGAGAGCTCGCGCTCTTGCTCGGCGGACGGATCCAGGTCGAGAGCGCGCCGGGTGCCGGGGCCTGCTTCACCCTCGTCATGCCCGTCGCGGCCGTCGCTGTGGAGCAGGAAGGGATCGTCTCCGCGGCCGCACCCGCGAGCGCACATGTCACTCCCCTACCGCCCACGGACTCGCCCGGCGCGCTGCGCCCAACCTCGGCCAGGGGTTCCGGCGCCGGCGCGAGCGGCGGCTGGGTCCTGATCGTCGAGCGCGACGTCAAAACCCTCGTGCAACTCGCCTCCGAGCTGTCGCGGCGAGGTCTTCGTATTCAAACCGCAGCCGATCTCGACGAGGCACTCGAGACCCTGCAGGAAGAGGGTGAAGGTTGCGAGCTGGTGCTGCTGGCGGCCGGGATGTCCGACGAAATGACCTGTGCTACGATTCAGACACTACTGAGCCGCAATGCGGGGCCGCATCCGGCCGTTGCCGTGCTCGGCGATCGATCGGCCAAGAACCGGGTTGCCGATTGCTTGGGTGCCGGTGCCGTGGAATTTCTCTCGAAACCCATCGATCCCGATCAACTTACGGCGCTGCTGGCCGAGGTGCTGCCGGAGAGACCCGTCCCGGAGGCATCCGCAGCGGCACCCGAACCGATCGTTTGA
- a CDS encoding ArsR/SmtB family transcription factor, which produces MSEPMVPEIPEDDENTTLTANALKAMAHPLRWKILCSLGDKELSVGEIVDRTGTSQSNISQHLEQLRNKNIVVARKEANRIYYRIRNDQLLDLIGIMRDVLCPANLDDRFPK; this is translated from the coding sequence ATGAGTGAGCCGATGGTCCCCGAGATACCCGAAGACGATGAAAACACGACCCTGACGGCCAACGCCCTGAAAGCCATGGCGCATCCGCTGCGATGGAAGATCCTCTGCTCGCTGGGCGACAAGGAGCTCTCCGTCGGGGAGATCGTCGATCGCACCGGGACCTCGCAGAGCAACATCTCCCAGCACCTGGAGCAACTACGCAACAAGAACATCGTCGTCGCCCGCAAGGAGGCCAATCGGATCTATTACCGCATCCGCAACGACCAGTTGTTGGATCTGATCGGCATCATGCGCGACGTGCTGTGCCCGGCGAACCTGGATGACCGCTTCCCGAAATAG
- the speE gene encoding polyamine aminopropyltransferase, producing MLDPNTWFSEVAAADGTAFSLRISSKLHEEQSPYQHIEIYETEGFGNLMVIDGCTMLSTRDNFLYHEMMSHPALFTHPDPKRVCIIGGGDCGTLREVLKHPGVEQAVQIDIDERVTRLAEMFFPELTASNGDARAHLLFEDGVRWIQEADAGSLDIIIVDSTDPVGPAVGLFTSEFYADCRRALGAGGILVQQSESPLYHIRILTEMHTAMRSAGFCDTRTLLFPQPIYPSGWWSATMACTDLSLGDFRVEDAARKAFETLYYNAEIHRAALAQPEFFRRALAEIAG from the coding sequence ATGCTCGATCCCAACACCTGGTTCTCCGAGGTCGCCGCCGCGGACGGTACCGCCTTTTCGCTGCGTATCTCCTCGAAGCTCCACGAGGAGCAGAGCCCCTACCAGCACATCGAGATCTACGAGACCGAGGGCTTCGGCAATCTCATGGTGATCGACGGCTGCACCATGCTCTCGACCCGCGACAACTTTCTCTATCACGAGATGATGTCGCATCCGGCGCTGTTTACGCATCCGGATCCCAAGCGAGTCTGCATCATCGGGGGCGGCGACTGCGGAACCTTGCGCGAGGTGTTGAAGCACCCCGGCGTCGAGCAGGCGGTTCAAATCGACATCGACGAGCGGGTGACACGTCTCGCCGAGATGTTTTTTCCGGAGCTCACCGCCTCAAACGGGGATGCGCGTGCGCACCTGTTGTTCGAGGACGGGGTGCGCTGGATCCAAGAGGCGGATGCCGGCAGTCTCGATATCATCATCGTCGACAGTACCGACCCGGTCGGACCCGCAGTCGGCCTCTTCACCAGCGAATTCTACGCTGACTGCCGACGCGCCTTGGGCGCGGGCGGAATTCTGGTTCAGCAGAGCGAATCCCCGCTGTATCACATCCGCATCTTGACCGAGATGCACACCGCGATGCGCAGTGCCGGCTTCTGCGACACCCGCACACTCTTGTTTCCTCAACCGATCTATCCCTCCGGTTGGTGGAGCGCGACCATGGCGTGCACCGACCTTTCGCTCGGGGATTTTCGTGTCGAAGACGCCGCTCGCAAAGCGTTCGAAACCCTTTACTACAACGCCGAGATCCATCGCGCCGCCCTAGCGCAACCGGAGTTCTTTCGCCGTGCGCTCGCCGAGATCGCCGGCTGA
- a CDS encoding ammonium transporter: MEEITQLSYALDTFYFLISGALVMWMAAGFAMLEAGMVRAKNTAEILTKNIALFAIASVMYMLVGYGIMYPADGNGFIPAIDWSFMFGGDNSVAEVMGSDGETYYSSMADFFFQVVFVATAMSIVSGAVAERMKLWAFLLFAVVMTGFIYPMQGYWKWGGGFLDELGFLDFAGSGIVHLAGASAALAGVLLLGARKGKYGKDGSINAIPGANMPIATLGTFILWLGWFGFNGGSQLVISNIEDANAVAAVFVNTNMSAAGGTIFGLITARLLFGKADLTMALNGALAGLVAITAEPLTPSPLLATMIGAIGGVIVVFAIVTMDKLRVDDPVGAISVHGVVGMWGLMAVPITNSDASFAAQGIGLGTILGWVFVTSFIVWLILKLVMGIRVSEEEEYEGVDIGECGLEAYPEFVGARGGV, from the coding sequence GTGGAAGAAATTACTCAATTGAGCTACGCGCTCGATACCTTTTACTTTCTCATCTCCGGCGCATTGGTCATGTGGATGGCCGCCGGCTTTGCGATGCTCGAGGCGGGTATGGTCCGCGCCAAGAACACCGCTGAAATTTTGACCAAAAATATCGCGCTTTTCGCGATCGCCTCGGTGATGTACATGCTGGTGGGATACGGGATCATGTATCCGGCCGACGGCAACGGCTTCATCCCCGCAATCGACTGGAGCTTCATGTTCGGCGGCGACAACAGCGTCGCGGAGGTCATGGGCAGCGACGGGGAGACCTACTACTCCTCGATGGCGGACTTCTTCTTCCAGGTTGTCTTTGTGGCCACAGCCATGTCGATCGTCTCGGGCGCCGTAGCCGAGCGGATGAAGCTCTGGGCCTTCCTGCTCTTCGCGGTCGTGATGACCGGATTCATCTACCCGATGCAAGGCTATTGGAAGTGGGGCGGGGGGTTCCTCGATGAGCTCGGATTCCTCGACTTTGCAGGCTCCGGCATCGTCCATTTGGCTGGCGCCTCGGCGGCGCTCGCAGGCGTTCTCCTCTTGGGTGCGCGGAAAGGCAAGTACGGCAAAGACGGATCGATCAACGCCATCCCGGGTGCGAATATGCCGATCGCGACGCTCGGCACCTTCATCCTCTGGCTTGGCTGGTTCGGCTTCAACGGCGGGTCGCAGCTGGTCATCTCGAACATCGAGGACGCCAATGCGGTCGCGGCGGTCTTTGTCAACACCAACATGTCAGCGGCCGGCGGCACCATCTTCGGTTTGATCACGGCTCGGCTGTTGTTCGGCAAGGCCGATCTTACGATGGCCCTCAACGGCGCTCTCGCCGGGTTGGTCGCGATCACGGCCGAGCCGCTCACGCCCTCGCCCTTGCTCGCGACGATGATCGGAGCGATCGGCGGAGTGATCGTCGTTTTCGCGATCGTGACCATGGACAAACTGCGGGTCGACGATCCGGTCGGCGCCATCTCCGTGCACGGTGTGGTCGGAATGTGGGGCCTGATGGCGGTGCCCATCACCAACAGTGATGCAAGCTTTGCCGCTCAGGGGATCGGACTCGGCACGATCCTCGGATGGGTCTTCGTCACCTCCTTCATCGTCTGGCTGATCCTCAAGCTTGTCATGGGCATCCGGGTCAGCGAGGAAGAGGAATACGAAGGCGTCGACATCGGGGAGTGCGGCCTGGAGGCCTATCCCGAGTTCGTCGGGGCACGCGGCGGCGTCTGA
- a CDS encoding ammonium transporter → MYTLEPRRLAVPALAALWLLMPALAKAEELPVLNSGDTAWMLTATALVLFMTIPGLALFYGGLVRAKNVLSVLMQCFAIAALMTILWVLYGYSLAFSTQGMESGVLNINTFIGGLDKVLLGGVTRESLTAAIPETVFATFQMTFAIITPALIVGAFAERMKFSALLWFMGLWFTVVYLPIAHMVWGGDGALMWDWGVLDFAGGTVVHINAGVAGLVTALVLGKRRGYPHTAMPPHNLGYTLMGASMLWVGWFGFNAGSAVAANESAGMAMLVTQVATAAAALAWMFSEWVSHGKPSVLGIATGAVAGLVAITPASGTAGPLGALAIGLASGIVCFLASTKLKRALGYDDSLDVFGVHAVGGIVGAILTGVFVSAALGGAGLAEGMSMLGQVWIQTKGVLFTLVYTVILTYIILKLVDLLIGLRVTEEQETEGLDLSQHGERGYIL, encoded by the coding sequence ATGTACACACTGGAACCGCGACGACTGGCCGTACCGGCTTTGGCGGCTCTCTGGCTGCTGATGCCTGCACTGGCGAAGGCCGAGGAGCTGCCTGTTTTGAACAGCGGCGATACGGCCTGGATGCTGACGGCGACGGCACTTGTTCTCTTCATGACCATCCCGGGTTTGGCGCTTTTTTACGGCGGTTTGGTGCGCGCCAAGAACGTCCTTTCGGTATTGATGCAGTGTTTCGCTATCGCTGCACTCATGACGATTCTCTGGGTTCTCTACGGCTATAGCCTCGCCTTTTCAACGCAGGGCATGGAGTCGGGTGTTCTCAACATCAACACCTTCATCGGTGGATTGGATAAGGTCCTACTCGGCGGGGTGACACGCGAGAGCCTCACGGCGGCCATTCCCGAGACTGTCTTTGCCACCTTTCAGATGACCTTCGCCATCATTACCCCGGCTCTCATCGTCGGCGCCTTCGCGGAACGCATGAAATTCTCCGCCTTGCTCTGGTTCATGGGGCTTTGGTTCACCGTCGTCTATCTGCCGATTGCTCATATGGTTTGGGGCGGCGACGGGGCTCTGATGTGGGACTGGGGCGTTCTGGACTTCGCAGGCGGCACCGTGGTGCACATCAATGCGGGGGTCGCGGGTCTCGTCACCGCATTGGTCTTGGGGAAGCGCAGGGGCTATCCGCATACGGCCATGCCTCCGCATAATCTGGGCTACACCCTGATGGGCGCCTCGATGCTCTGGGTGGGGTGGTTCGGCTTCAATGCCGGTAGCGCCGTCGCCGCGAACGAAAGTGCCGGAATGGCGATGCTGGTGACTCAGGTCGCGACGGCGGCGGCCGCGCTCGCGTGGATGTTCTCCGAGTGGGTGTCGCACGGCAAGCCGAGCGTTCTCGGTATCGCTACCGGCGCGGTCGCCGGGCTCGTTGCGATCACGCCCGCGTCCGGAACGGCCGGTCCGCTTGGCGCGCTCGCCATCGGCCTTGCCTCCGGCATCGTTTGTTTCCTGGCTTCGACCAAGCTCAAGCGCGCGTTGGGCTATGACGACTCGCTCGACGTCTTCGGCGTGCATGCGGTCGGCGGTATCGTTGGCGCGATCTTGACCGGCGTGTTCGTCTCGGCCGCGCTCGGCGGTGCGGGTCTCGCCGAGGGCATGAGTATGCTCGGGCAGGTATGGATCCAAACCAAAGGAGTTCTGTTCACCTTGGTTTACACCGTGATCCTGACCTACATCATCCTCAAGCTGGTCGATCTGCTCATCGGGCTACGTGTCACCGAAGAGCAGGAAACCGAAGGTCTCGATCTTTCTCAGCACGGCGAGCGCGGTTACATCCTTTAA
- a CDS encoding P-II family nitrogen regulator, translated as MKLVAAIIKPFKLDDVREALGDIGVSGITVIEVKGFGRQKGHTELYRGAEYVVDFLPKIKVEIAVDDSMVEKVIEAISSAARTGKIGDGKIFVFDLQQVIRIRTGETGSDAL; from the coding sequence ATGAAATTGGTTGCAGCCATTATCAAGCCGTTCAAGCTGGACGACGTCCGCGAGGCACTCGGAGACATCGGCGTATCCGGTATCACTGTCATCGAGGTCAAGGGGTTCGGTCGCCAGAAAGGACACACGGAACTGTACCGCGGTGCCGAATATGTCGTGGATTTCCTCCCCAAGATCAAGGTGGAGATCGCGGTGGACGATTCGATGGTCGAGAAGGTGATCGAGGCCATCAGCAGTGCGGCGCGCACCGGCAAGATCGGCGACGGAAAGATCTTCGTTTTCGACCTGCAGCAGGTCATCCGCATTCGCACCGGCGAGACCGGATCGGACGCACTCTAG
- a CDS encoding TorF family putative porin, protein MTTRRIGTAFALGALAVSAGAFQNAAADETHNFSANIGVVSNYFFRGLTQTDNGPAVQGGIDYEHSSGFYAGTWASNVDFGSSVDYEVDFEGQTFDVTTSDSPGYELDGYLGFSKSINDDFSFDVNAIYYAYPDGKDLDFAEIGGSATWKWLTAGLAYTVYGQADDAPGVPSSEALFVEGDWYYYASLDFALPYDFGLGLRGGYYDFDYNDGGNDYGHWGVTISREAGDFGTFSLNYDQVGRDTYNDDPQFWVGWLKEF, encoded by the coding sequence ATGACAACACGACGCATCGGAACCGCTTTCGCGCTTGGGGCGCTCGCCGTGAGCGCGGGCGCTTTCCAGAACGCCGCGGCCGACGAGACGCATAACTTCAGCGCCAATATCGGCGTCGTCAGCAACTACTTCTTCCGTGGCCTGACTCAGACCGACAACGGCCCGGCTGTTCAGGGCGGGATCGATTACGAGCACAGCAGCGGCTTCTACGCGGGTACCTGGGCCTCAAACGTCGATTTCGGAAGCAGCGTCGATTACGAAGTCGATTTCGAGGGCCAAACATTCGATGTCACGACCTCTGATTCGCCCGGGTACGAGCTCGATGGCTACTTGGGTTTCAGCAAATCCATCAACGACGATTTTAGCTTCGACGTCAACGCCATCTATTACGCCTATCCCGACGGCAAGGATCTCGATTTCGCGGAAATCGGCGGCAGTGCGACTTGGAAATGGTTGACGGCCGGTCTGGCCTACACGGTCTATGGTCAGGCCGACGACGCGCCCGGCGTGCCTTCCAGTGAAGCGCTCTTCGTCGAAGGTGACTGGTATTACTACGCCAGTCTCGATTTCGCACTGCCCTATGATTTCGGTCTCGGGCTTCGCGGCGGCTATTATGATTTCGATTACAACGACGGCGGCAACGACTACGGCCATTGGGGTGTGACCATCAGTCGCGAAGCCGGCGATTTCGGCACCTTCAGCTTGAATTACGACCAAGTCGGACGCGATACCTATAACGACGATCCGCAGTTCTGGGTCGGCTGGTTGAAGGAATTCTGA
- the ubiK gene encoding ubiquinone biosynthesis accessory factor UbiK, producing the protein MLDPKQLDDLAQRLASAMPKGIQMLQEDIGRNLRASLESGLDKLDLVTREEFDVQSAVLARTREKLAALEARIAELERAHPSARIEVD; encoded by the coding sequence ATGCTGGATCCTAAACAGCTCGACGATCTCGCCCAGCGCCTCGCATCGGCGATGCCGAAAGGCATTCAGATGTTGCAGGAAGACATCGGCCGCAATCTCCGAGCGTCGCTCGAGTCCGGACTCGACAAGCTCGACCTGGTCACCCGCGAGGAGTTCGACGTCCAATCGGCCGTCCTGGCGCGCACCCGCGAGAAACTGGCTGCGCTCGAAGCACGCATTGCAGAGCTGGAGCGCGCGCACCCATCGGCACGTATAGAGGTGGATTGA
- a CDS encoding YifB family Mg chelatase-like AAA ATPase, with the protein MALCILHSRARVGIHAPAVTVEVHLSGGLPYLSMVGLPEMAVKESKDRVRGALLNGRFQFPMGRVTINLAPADLPKEGGRFDLPIALGILGASGQIATERLEQYEWIGELALSGALRPVNGVLPVAVAAREAGRELILPAENAAEASLVSGLDIRPARHLMEVCEHLNGARVLPTFEASERIFVEPVYPDLAEVRGQEHAKRALEIAAAGGHSLLLIGPPGTGKSMLANRLPGLLPPLSEDEALEAAAIRSVSDRDLFDPARWRERPFRSPHHTASGVALVGGGSNPRPGEISLAHQGVLFLDELPEFDRKVLEVLREPLESGHIDISRAARQARFPARFQLIAAMNPCPCGYLGDNSGRCRCTLDQVGRYRGRISGPLLDRIDMHVEVPRLDLSRLGESASETRETTALVRSRVDGARTRQIARAGKANHALGPAEIERDCALEPDGQHMIQQAITRLALSARAYHRILKVARTIADLDGLARIEQRHLGEAIGYRRLDRGNPAPT; encoded by the coding sequence GTGGCCCTCTGCATCCTGCACAGCCGTGCGCGGGTCGGTATCCATGCCCCCGCAGTAACGGTCGAGGTCCATCTTTCAGGAGGGCTGCCCTACCTTTCGATGGTCGGCTTGCCGGAAATGGCGGTCAAAGAGAGTAAGGACCGGGTGCGCGGCGCACTACTGAACGGCCGATTCCAGTTTCCGATGGGCCGGGTCACCATCAACCTGGCACCCGCTGATCTGCCGAAAGAGGGCGGGCGCTTCGACCTTCCCATCGCGCTCGGCATCCTCGGCGCCTCCGGACAGATCGCTACCGAGCGGCTCGAGCAGTACGAATGGATCGGGGAGCTGGCACTCTCGGGAGCCCTGCGACCCGTCAACGGCGTCTTGCCCGTCGCCGTGGCGGCACGCGAGGCGGGCCGCGAGCTGATCCTGCCGGCCGAGAATGCGGCCGAGGCGTCGCTGGTTTCAGGGCTCGACATCCGACCGGCGCGGCATCTCATGGAGGTTTGCGAGCATCTCAACGGTGCGCGTGTGCTGCCGACCTTCGAGGCGAGCGAACGGATTTTCGTCGAGCCCGTCTATCCCGACCTCGCGGAGGTCAGGGGTCAGGAGCATGCGAAACGGGCTCTGGAGATCGCCGCCGCGGGTGGCCACAGCCTCCTCTTGATCGGCCCGCCCGGCACCGGAAAGTCGATGTTGGCGAACCGCCTCCCCGGACTATTGCCGCCGCTGAGCGAGGACGAAGCGCTGGAGGCGGCGGCGATCCGCTCGGTGAGCGACCGCGACCTGTTCGACCCGGCGCGCTGGCGCGAGCGCCCGTTTCGCTCGCCGCACCACACGGCATCGGGCGTCGCGCTGGTGGGCGGCGGCAGCAACCCGCGGCCGGGCGAGATCTCGCTCGCGCATCAAGGGGTCTTGTTCCTCGACGAGTTGCCCGAATTCGACCGCAAGGTCCTGGAGGTCTTGCGCGAGCCCCTGGAGTCCGGACATATCGACATCTCGCGGGCGGCACGACAAGCACGCTTTCCAGCGCGATTCCAGCTGATCGCCGCGATGAATCCCTGTCCATGCGGCTATCTCGGCGACAACAGCGGGCGCTGCCGTTGCACACTTGACCAGGTCGGACGCTATCGGGGACGCATCTCCGGGCCGCTGCTCGACCGGATCGACATGCACGTCGAGGTCCCGAGACTGGACCTTTCTCGGCTTGGCGAATCCGCCTCGGAGACGCGGGAGACGACAGCGCTCGTGCGCAGCCGAGTGGATGGTGCACGGACCCGCCAGATCGCGCGCGCGGGCAAGGCCAATCATGCCCTCGGACCCGCCGAGATCGAGCGCGACTGCGCCCTGGAACCCGACGGCCAACACATGATCCAGCAGGCGATCACCCGCCTGGCCCTTTCGGCGCGCGCCTACCACCGGATCCTGAAAGTGGCTCGGACGATCGCGGATCTCGATGGACTCGCGCGGATCGAGCAGCGACATCTCGGCGAAGCAATCGGTTACCGTCGGCTCGACCGCGGCAATCCGGCACCCACCTAA